In the Leptotrichia sp. oral taxon 847 genome, one interval contains:
- a CDS encoding L-lactate permease, whose protein sequence is MEFLVGLVPVVVFLILLTFLKKSAMFSAYASLVVAIILNFVMPGWRMPIQGVFASIIEGFATAWMPIGFVVFAALFAYDLSVKTGKIETIKSMLGSISTDKRAQALILAWGFGGFIEGIAGYGTAVAIPAAIMVSLGFTPLNAALICLIANSTPTAFGTVGLPVTTMITNFNLNPGETAFYTSLLLLVLTCIIPFILVIMANKEIDGGKNAAFGRGILPVVIASIIGYLTQPFIAKTMGAELPTILSSLFAMILMIVATKIFIKEDKNAQANNKGQAVTGKDAFMAWIPYILMIILIIGTSPVVEAVHKALEPTTTQFNFAFGHEAAWFKDGGDPRVTFKWILAPAAPLFVATVIAGFIQGVKPKVMAETLKETILSKLPSVIVIMGIVALSVVMKHSGMIGSIAKGFAATGKFFPFISPFLGTIGTFVTGSDLASNLLFGGVQVKLGGNDALKALYIAAGTGGATGGKMISPQNIAIAASTVGLMGKEGDMLKFTVKYSIAYAAVLGILTFIGAGMLH, encoded by the coding sequence ATGGAATTTTTAGTTGGATTAGTGCCAGTAGTTGTATTTTTGATATTGCTGACATTTTTAAAGAAATCAGCAATGTTTAGTGCGTATGCCAGTTTAGTAGTGGCAATTATTTTAAATTTTGTTATGCCAGGGTGGAGAATGCCGATTCAAGGGGTTTTCGCTTCAATTATTGAAGGATTTGCGACAGCGTGGATGCCTATCGGATTTGTAGTATTTGCAGCGCTATTTGCTTACGATTTATCAGTAAAAACTGGTAAAATTGAAACAATCAAATCAATGTTAGGAAGCATTTCAACGGATAAAAGAGCTCAAGCATTGATATTAGCTTGGGGATTTGGTGGATTTATAGAAGGTATTGCAGGATATGGGACAGCAGTTGCAATTCCAGCAGCAATCATGGTTTCATTAGGATTTACTCCATTAAATGCAGCATTAATTTGTCTTATTGCAAACTCAACACCAACAGCATTTGGGACAGTTGGATTACCTGTAACAACAATGATTACAAACTTTAATTTGAATCCAGGGGAAACAGCATTTTACACATCATTATTATTGTTAGTATTGACATGTATTATACCATTTATTTTAGTAATAATGGCTAATAAAGAAATTGATGGTGGAAAAAACGCAGCTTTTGGAAGAGGAATTTTACCTGTGGTTATCGCATCAATTATTGGTTACTTAACACAACCATTTATTGCAAAAACAATGGGTGCAGAATTACCGACAATTTTATCAAGTTTATTTGCAATGATTTTGATGATAGTAGCAACTAAAATCTTTATTAAAGAAGATAAAAATGCACAAGCTAATAACAAAGGTCAGGCTGTTACTGGAAAAGATGCGTTTATGGCTTGGATTCCATATATTTTGATGATAATTTTAATCATTGGAACAAGTCCAGTTGTAGAAGCTGTTCATAAAGCACTAGAACCTACAACAACACAATTTAACTTTGCTTTTGGACATGAAGCTGCTTGGTTTAAAGACGGCGGAGATCCGAGGGTAACATTCAAATGGATTTTAGCACCAGCTGCGCCACTATTTGTAGCAACAGTTATTGCAGGATTTATTCAAGGAGTAAAACCAAAAGTTATGGCTGAAACTTTGAAAGAAACGATTCTTAGTAAATTACCTTCAGTTATAGTAATTATGGGAATTGTGGCGTTGTCAGTAGTTATGAAACATAGTGGAATGATAGGAAGTATAGCAAAAGGATTTGCTGCAACAGGTAAATTCTTCCCATTTATTTCGCCATTCCTAGGAACAATCGGTACATTTGTAACAGGAAGTGACTTAGCTTCTAACTTGTTATTCGGAGGAGTTCAAGTAAAATTAGGAGGAAATGATGCGTTAAAAGCGTTGTATATTGCCGCTGGTACAGGTGGAGCGACAGGAGGAAAGATGATTTCTCCACAAAATATTGCAATTGCCGCTTCAACAGTTGGATTAATGGGTAAAGAAGGAGATATGCTTAAATTTACTGTCAAATATTCAATAGCTTATGCAGCTGTTTTAGGTATTTTAACATTCATTGGAGCAGGAATGCTTCATTAA
- a CDS encoding Tex family protein, with amino-acid sequence MKLKNIKEIVVDILKNVANELNFNESQVEKTIKLFDEGSTVPFIARYRKEVTGNLDEEQIRDVIEKVTYYRNLEKRKEEVLRLIEEQGKLTDKLKNSITCATKLQEVEDLYLPYKKKKKTKADIAKEQGLEPLTEFALLSTTTFEELQKEAEKYLSEEVVSVEDAINGVHLIIAQNISEDVKIREFLRNKISEFGILTSKVVEKNKENDEKGVYQDYYEYSELIKKAASNRILAINRGEKEKILKVDIEIDEKTEKFIMDFILNTFENKNLVEFLSEVIKDSLDRLAYPSIKNEVRNIYTEKAEEEAINIFSENLEKLLLQPPLTKKTLMGLDPGYRTGCKLVIINKDGFYETNDVLFLVEEMHNSKQLATAKKKILDYIKKYDVDIIAIGNGTASRETESFVADVIKEASKPVSYLIVSEAGASVYSASKIAIEEFPDLDVTARGAISIARRIQDPMAELVKIDPKSIGVGMYQHDVNQKKLNETLEQTIEHVVNNVGVNINTASWALLSFVSGIKKNVAKNLVDYRHENGDFKDRKELTKVKGLGAKAFEQMAGFVVVPSSENPLDNTIIHPESYHVAETILKEAGCKASDLKDNLKEVRQKLKNVDLKKIISENEFGNETAKDVYEALLKDRRDPRDEFEKPLLRSDILKMDDLQEGMVLEGTVRNVAKFGAFVDIGLKGDALLHISEISDKFVKDATKELSVGQIIKVKILSLDKERGRVGLTRKGL; translated from the coding sequence ATGAAATTGAAAAATATAAAGGAGATTGTTGTGGATATTTTAAAAAATGTGGCAAATGAACTAAATTTTAATGAGTCACAAGTGGAAAAGACAATAAAACTTTTTGACGAAGGGTCGACTGTGCCGTTTATTGCTCGTTATAGAAAAGAAGTTACGGGAAATTTGGACGAGGAGCAAATTAGAGATGTAATTGAGAAAGTTACTTATTACAGAAATTTGGAAAAGAGAAAAGAAGAAGTTTTAAGACTTATAGAAGAGCAGGGGAAATTGACTGACAAGCTTAAAAACAGCATAACTTGTGCAACAAAACTTCAGGAAGTGGAAGACCTTTATTTGCCTTACAAGAAAAAGAAAAAAACAAAGGCAGATATTGCGAAAGAGCAAGGGCTAGAGCCTTTGACAGAATTTGCATTGCTTTCGACAACTACTTTTGAAGAGTTACAAAAAGAAGCAGAAAAATATTTGAGTGAAGAAGTTGTATCGGTTGAAGATGCGATTAATGGAGTGCATTTAATCATTGCTCAAAATATTTCGGAGGATGTGAAAATAAGGGAATTTTTGAGAAACAAAATTTCAGAATTTGGAATTTTGACTTCAAAAGTTGTAGAAAAAAACAAAGAAAATGATGAAAAAGGGGTTTATCAAGATTACTATGAATATTCGGAGCTTATTAAAAAAGCGGCTTCTAATAGAATTTTGGCGATAAATCGTGGTGAAAAAGAAAAAATATTGAAAGTTGACATTGAAATTGACGAAAAAACTGAAAAATTTATAATGGACTTTATTTTGAATACTTTTGAAAATAAAAATTTAGTTGAATTTTTGAGCGAAGTTATAAAAGATTCGCTGGATAGATTGGCTTATCCGTCGATAAAAAACGAAGTGAGAAATATTTATACTGAAAAAGCTGAGGAAGAAGCGATTAATATTTTTTCTGAAAATTTGGAAAAATTACTATTGCAGCCACCTTTAACTAAAAAAACATTGATGGGCCTTGATCCTGGTTACAGAACAGGTTGTAAATTAGTAATTATTAACAAAGATGGATTTTATGAAACAAATGATGTGCTTTTCCTTGTTGAAGAAATGCACAATTCAAAGCAGCTTGCAACCGCAAAGAAAAAAATCTTGGACTACATTAAAAAATACGATGTTGATATCATTGCAATTGGGAATGGAACCGCTTCTCGTGAAACTGAAAGTTTTGTGGCAGATGTTATAAAGGAAGCATCAAAACCTGTGTCATATTTGATTGTAAGTGAAGCAGGAGCTTCAGTTTATTCAGCTTCAAAAATTGCGATTGAAGAGTTTCCAGATTTGGATGTAACGGCTAGAGGAGCGATTTCGATTGCTAGAAGAATTCAGGATCCGATGGCTGAGCTTGTGAAGATTGATCCAAAATCAATTGGAGTCGGAATGTATCAGCACGATGTGAATCAAAAAAAACTGAATGAAACTTTGGAACAGACGATTGAGCATGTTGTAAATAATGTTGGAGTCAATATTAATACAGCTTCGTGGGCATTACTTAGTTTTGTATCTGGAATTAAGAAAAATGTAGCTAAAAATCTTGTGGATTATAGGCACGAAAATGGAGATTTTAAGGACAGAAAAGAGCTTACGAAAGTAAAAGGCTTGGGAGCAAAGGCTTTTGAGCAGATGGCTGGATTTGTCGTTGTGCCTAGTAGTGAAAATCCTCTGGATAATACGATTATTCACCCTGAGTCGTATCACGTTGCTGAAACTATTTTAAAAGAGGCTGGATGTAAAGCTAGTGATTTGAAGGATAATTTGAAAGAAGTTAGACAAAAATTGAAAAATGTTGATTTGAAAAAAATTATATCTGAAAATGAATTTGGGAATGAAACGGCAAAAGATGTATATGAGGCTCTTTTAAAGGATAGAAGAGATCCGCGTGATGAATTTGAAAAACCTCTTTTGAGATCGGATATTTTGAAGATGGATGATTTGCAAGAGGGAATGGTTCTCGAAGGAACCGTAAGAAATGTGGCGAAATTTGGGGCTTTTGTGGATATTGGGCTAAAAGGGGATGCACTGCTTCATATTTCTGAAATTTCTGATAAATTTGTAAAAGATGCGACAAAAGAGCTGTCGGTGGGGCAGATTATTAAAGTTAAAATATTGTCACTGGATAAAGAACGTGGAAGAGTGGGGCTTACGAGAAAAGGATTATAA
- a CDS encoding SsrA-binding protein translates to MNMHITPYEFGNINNVPESRVRKLLLSRREINKWESKIKEQGYTIVPLSVYTKKRLVKVEIALAKGKKLHDKRETLKRKDIDRNLKKIQKDFLR, encoded by the coding sequence ATGAATATGCACATAACACCTTACGAATTTGGAAATATTAACAATGTGCCAGAGTCAAGAGTGAGAAAATTACTTTTGAGTCGAAGAGAAATCAATAAATGGGAATCCAAGATTAAAGAACAAGGTTACACAATTGTACCACTTTCAGTTTATACAAAAAAAAGGTTAGTAAAGGTGGAAATTGCACTTGCAAAAGGGAAAAAACTTCACGATAAAAGGGAAACTTTGAAAAGAAAAGATATAGATAGAAATTTGAAAAAAATTCAAAAAGATTTTTTGAGATAA
- a CDS encoding RNA-guided endonuclease InsQ/TnpB family protein — MYLTLKQQVKHLSKKEFRNLKYLSHIAKNLTNEAIYNVRQYYFNKKKYLSYNENYKMLKNSENYKKLNSNMAQQILKEADGSFKSFFGLLKLAKNGQYDIKKIKLPKYLAKDGFTTLVIGFVRLKDDILIVPYSNSFRKTHEEIAIKLPPILKDKKIKEIRIIPKQHSRYFEIQYTYEVEEVQRELNKENGLGIDLGIDNLCTCVTNAGASFLIDGRKLKSINQYYNKINAKLQSIKDKQKTECTTLRQKRIARRRNNRIEDYLSKAARIIINYCLNNDIGKLVLGYNEDFQRNSNIGSINNQNFVNIPYRKLRDKLIYLCKLYGIEFKLQEESYTSKASFFDGDEIPIYDKENLQEYVFSGKRIKRGLYQTKKGKLINADCNGALNILRKSKVVDLSVLYNRGELNTPKRIRVV, encoded by the coding sequence ATGTATTTAACATTAAAACAACAGGTAAAACATCTTAGTAAAAAGGAGTTTAGAAATTTAAAATATTTATCTCATATAGCCAAGAACTTAACTAATGAAGCTATATATAATGTTAGACAATACTATTTTAATAAGAAAAAGTATTTAAGTTATAATGAAAACTATAAAATGCTTAAAAATAGTGAGAACTATAAGAAGTTAAATTCTAATATGGCTCAACAAATTCTAAAAGAAGCAGACGGAAGTTTTAAATCATTTTTTGGACTTTTAAAACTTGCTAAAAATGGTCAATATGATATTAAAAAAATAAAATTACCTAAATATCTTGCTAAGGATGGTTTTACAACTCTTGTTATAGGATTTGTTAGATTAAAAGATGATATTCTGATAGTTCCTTATTCAAATTCATTTAGAAAGACACATGAGGAAATCGCAATAAAACTACCGCCAATATTAAAAGACAAGAAGATAAAGGAGATTAGAATAATACCTAAACAACATTCTAGGTACTTTGAAATTCAATATACTTATGAAGTAGAAGAAGTTCAAAGGGAATTAAATAAAGAAAATGGACTAGGAATAGATTTAGGTATAGATAATCTTTGTACTTGTGTAACTAATGCTGGAGCTTCATTCCTAATAGACGGTAGAAAATTAAAATCTATTAATCAATACTATAATAAGATAAATGCAAAATTACAAAGTATAAAAGATAAACAAAAGACTGAATGCACAACATTAAGGCAAAAGAGAATAGCTAGAAGGCGAAATAATCGCATAGAAGATTATCTTTCAAAAGCAGCAAGAATAATAATAAATTATTGTCTTAATAATGATATAGGAAAACTAGTTCTAGGATATAATGAGGACTTTCAAAGAAATTCAAATATAGGAAGTATAAATAATCAAAATTTTGTAAATATACCATATAGAAAATTAAGAGATAAATTAATATATCTATGTAAACTATATGGAATAGAATTTAAACTACAAGAAGAAAGTTATACATCAAAAGCAAGTTTCTTTGATGGAGATGAAATTCCAATATATGATAAAGAAAATCTACAAGAATATGTATTCAGTGGAAAAAGGATAAAAAGAGGACTATATCAAACAAAAAAAGGTAAACTCATAAATGCAGATTGTAATGGAGCATTAAACATATTAAGAAAAAGTAAAGTTGTGGACTTAAGCGTCCTATACAATAGAGGTGAGCTGAACACGCCTAAAAGAATAAGGGTAGTGTAA